The stretch of DNA TTGAGAGAGCGCACCCCAAGTTTAACCTCATGACACTAATCTCACCCGTGATTCGCAATATTACTGTCACCATCCAAAATCACGCCACATGCATCGTGAttgcacttagtctctaagactgggtAAGCCAATTTTAATAACATATCAAGCCATTTGTTTtatatagataatcgaaaccaacaacgaaaataattataacaacctcccaagactggtaatactgggtcatgaactctaactgaatacatgaaatgatctcaaagatcgaatatacaacactgttcgaataataattaatAGTCACTACAAACCCTACAGCGCGCGCaatggatattatatttgggatggagttcccttggCATGAAGTTgtcatatttatttatatttgggatggagttcccttagaatggagttgccttatttatttatatttgggatggagttcccttgACATGGAGTTGCCGTATTtaattatatttgggatggagttctctAGGCacggagttgccttatttatttatatttggaatGGAGTTCCCTAGGCCGGATTGGCCTTGTACGGTACTGAGTGAATGAATGTCagttactttatatatatatttgtgataGATCTTCCCTAGGCTTATTGGCTATATACAGTACTGTGacattgagtactctaagagggtgagtacatgagttcatcattgtgctgcattgcattagacatgcatacttgatatataggcataaagaagtatttttcctcatgtcaTCTAATAATATGATTTCTTATATGTCGTTAAAGTTTTTGTGAAATATTACAGGTTTCAGacttattcatattttcggcGACTTTCGGCAaatgatttgagttttactgttatattgaaaagaaaattattatttttccggaattttgtacgagctgagcattttattattgagttattacttgtgctgtttaaattgtattgttatgagatgttattagtTATTAGAATTGGACTCTGACCCgtgtcccaactcgtcactactttcaacctacagtTAGGTTTGtaatttattgagtacatggggtagattgtactcatactacacatttGCACCTTccatgcagattttggatgttgatgctactgtacatggcgggagctgaatctgaagatgtacttgtgttccaatcatagctgcctcttgttcatggtagctttagaattttaatctgttcatgtatatttcaaacagatgacgtattttatttcacacctgctttgtaaattctaatcttagaagcgcatgaattgtactaccagttattggggagtgtattagattcagttaaatattaattgaatcggatattTATAAAttagcttacctaacgggttgagttaagtgacatcacggctagttgaatttggggtcgtgacacgttTATGTAgcaattgttacttgtcatttaatTACTCTTGTATTAAATTGTCTGTCCTTTCCATGACTTCATGCTTAGTTGCTACTTGCTTTACTTGCATACCTAAAttgtcacatgctttacttgccttattgttttgtaatatttgttgcattctaTAAATGTAAATTCCATTACATGAGTTGTATAGTTGATAGATACCGACGAATTGGTAAAGTTGAGACATCGATATGTTGAGATTCTTGATTTATTATATGGTTCCTTATTGTGTTATAAATTTACCCCcttgatgtagaaattcttgtaaatttagttattgaattgtttatgttgATTGAAATggtttggggagcgggttgcacgccgcaatagaaattGAAAGATAATGAATTAAAATGGTGGAATaaggacggattatgatattgacagatgaagatatggtgggatcgggttgcacgctacaacggaTTGTATATGTGGtacttgtttgtgattgttggACTTGCCTCGGTATTCTAACGAGGTTATGAGGCTTGTTATTCTAGGCTCTTTGGTAGTTATATTTCGATTTCGTTTTCATGAGTTAGCTGCTTTACTTCCATGTCCtattttcttgttattattgttgtgtaCAAGTTATTCTAAGTGGCTCGCCTTAGCCGTgccactacttcgtcaaggttaggctcggcacttgtAGAGTACATaggttcggttgtactcatactacactctccacttcttgtgcagataccggaatAGGTCCCAACAGCGCTGAGTGAGATTGGCCAGATTTTACTACTtgagaagacttgaggtatagctgcacaacgtccgcaaccctgaagtctccttctatgttatcattgttgtTTATTTTGTTTTAGCGATCATTATTATTGCCACTAAAACTCATTTTTATTGCCGCTAAAAGCCTTTTTTGTTGTGGTGAAATTGCAAGGGGTGTTGAATAAAAAAGTGtggttctatttatttattttgttaaatGTGAAGTTCAGTTTACTTTATAAGAGTTGTGAACTCATTTTTATAATGTAAGAATGTATGGATAGAACTAGAATTTGAAGCTTATAAGTTATTTTCTTATTGTAGTAAGACACatgacaaaaatatttttaatttgggTATTCCTCTTTTATTTGTTATAATATTCTAGATTTTTATTGATCCAAGAGTACACCAATTATCTAAGTATTAGAAATCGTAGAATCTTTTATTATaattcagaataaggtaataaaGATAGATCATAAATAAGATCACATGCACTTACAACAAGCTCACTCTTATCATAGAGAAAGAGTGATTTTATTAGAAAATCATAAAGACAAACACAACAAAGATGCAAAATAGAAAACATAAAGGCCACTGGGTAGAGATCTATCCAATTAGTTTGGACGAATGTCGAAGCCCTTAACAATGATGCCAGATTTCCAAGTTTTGTCATTGATTTCCATCAACCTCATTTCGACTTCACCATCCTCTCCTAAGTTGTTGAAAAACTCACCAAGCTTGATTTCTAACCAGCCATCACTTCGGAGATGTGGGAACCGGCCAAGTTCTCCTGGTAATTCCTTTTTCTTCGAGATGAAAACAGTGGTACCCTCAATGCCAGCGCCCTCCGCCACTTCGTTCACAAATCTTAGCGATGCTGTGGCTCGTTCAAGTTCACGAGGGTTATCTGTTAACTTGAACACTAAATATACAGCATAACTAGTCTTTCGAATAAGATTTTTTGTCTCGATCTTTCCATAAATGTCAAGCCAAGCTACCCTACGAAGCTCCGCCACTTCAATACTGTAGTACAAAATGTTGAGATCGGATTAAAATATATTTCTCATTTTAATGAAATTTAGAGAGAGATAGTTATAGAGAGAGACAGACTTAGGATCAACAGTTTTCCATGTCCAGTACTGAGGATTGTCCACCCATGTAATTGAAAGGTCTCTTGCGGCTATCCACTGGCCTTGCTGATTAAATACAATATATTAACACTTGATCAGTTGTTACGTAAGAAAGAAAGAGTAAGAATATATCAACTAGAAGAATAACTTACCATCTTTCTTGTATTGCTATATATGATATGATGCTCGCtctttatatctttttagttGGCTCTACTCCCTTTTGCTTCGTCCTGATATTTATAGAGCATTTACTGGACTCCAAAATTTGTCACCATAGTACTATAGTAGGTGCGTTAACAAGAACAATTTTTTTACTTGAATGTTAAAAACGTGTCTATTGGCAAACCCTTTGTAATACGGCTCATTCTGCCATTGTTGAAACAGATAAGATTGCCTTTTTAGGACCATTTGGATATTCTTGAAAAGAGATGTCAAGTTGCACATATATTATTTAGTCACTATTGTATTTTTTGGGACAAAAGGGTAAATACAAAATAAACCAACTTAGTTGGCGCCCGTTTGACCCATCTTAAGACCCATATTACCAGACACAAAAGCTTAAAACGCATCGGCAAACTAGATCAAACAAAATGGGTATTGTTTAAAAGATTAACTACAAAACCATCTTTTTTTCAACGATCCCTAATCCCTCACATCCCAAAATATATAACAAGAAGTTAAACTTTGAGATATAATAGGTGTATATCTATAGGATGTTAGTAGCCCCGCTGTTGATTTGGTCCTTGATTCTTAGATGTGGTGATTTCGTATGTGTCTAGATGCCTTGGATAGTTCCAGCTAGTGTTTATGAATTTGTTGCTCGATTGAACGGgtcccgggtgagtttcggaccacccgaaGCATGTTTGAGGTGGCTGATATTAATGGTGCCcagtgtgcttcgcgatcgcggagcacactctgcgtttgcgaagaagggagTGTGGCCTGGaagtttggccttcgcgttcgcgaagggggaTCGGAGTTGCATTCACGGAAGGGGCTGGGtccttagccttcgcgttcgcggaggagcTGGGAGATTTCGCGATGAAGGCGAGGCAgaggccttcgcgatcgcgtgactcCTACCGGGTTCGCGATAATGGATTACGGGCTATGTCAGTTTTATGTTTCGCGAATGTGAAGGTTGGGTCGCATTTGCAAATTGTCTCACTGGAAGGGTTATTTTAAGTtctatttcgggacttagctaaataaaattcaaaaatttgAGTTTACGAGAACGAGAGGAGAAATTTTTAAGATGGATTTTACTATAATTTTGGAGATAAGTAACTTTCACTTGGAGTTGATAAACTTTGAGTCCAAATGCTCAAACACTGCAAGTCTCCAACAACTTGGAAAATGCAAAAATACTAATGCAACCAAGAGATCTAAGATGTGAATTTCTTTGGTTAGTCATCCTTCATCGGACCGAAGCAAAGAGCAGTTTTAACAGAGTTGATTTCTCATAAGTTCACTGGGCTAATGGAAATTCGTTTAAAAAGTCACTTTGCTTTTTTTGTAATTGAATAATCCACTCAATATTTTGACACGACACATAAACATTCAATGACAAATCACATAAATTTATACAAATATCTGCGGCAGACAAAGTTTATAATAAACTAGGAGTTCATTTGAACccattaattttttaaattaaaataaatatttaggaTAGTCTATATATGAAAAATATACGTGCACTCAATAGAGAGATATTGACATAACAAGAGTGAGTTAATGCTCTTGCTCTTGAATGAAAAAAACGAGTTTGTTGAGAATAAACGGACCCTTATTAGGTTATGCCATCTGGAAATAGACTACGGTGTACATTTGGCACCATTTGGACCACTCGGCTTTCACGAGCATTAATTTTTATCTTATTGTTTGAACGCatgaaatttgtttttttttttgttattcgaAGTTGAGCAATTTATCTTTAAACTTGTAATAACATACAATTACGTGCTCGattttcatttgaattttatgaAAAGTTTGCATAACGCATGCATTATATATGATGAGTTGGGCAAATGCTTTCGTGCGTTATAAATATTTAGTCACATTCAGGTTTTAATACTTATTTTCGTCTTGAGAATAGTATTTTTTGCGTCATTTTGGTTCGAGATTTCATGTATTTTTATGGTGGCTATATTGTTGATAAGCAACTTGACTTCAACTTAAAAAGGAAAACGGCAACGTCAAATTAAGGTCTTTACattgttttgtacattttttGTTTCGATTTTGTTTGAGGTGTGTGTTATGGCATCTATTAGGTATCTATATTTTTTAATCCTGTGTCGACTTATGACTGATTTGCCAgtctaaatgtcaaataacaaaagTGTTGTTATTAAAGGGAAACTTCACTAGTATTGCAACTACTAAGGTTTAAATAATCTCTAACTTCTTGAAATTTTGAGAGAGCGCACCCCAAGTTTAACCTCATGACACTAATCTCACTCGTGATTCGCAATATTACTGTCACCATCCAAAATCACGCCACATGCATCGTGAttgcacttagtctctaagactgggtAAGCCAATTTTAATGACATATCAAGCCATTTGTTTtatatagataatcgaaaccaacaacgaaaataattataacaacctcccaagactggtaatactgggtcatgaactctaactgaatacatgaaataatctcaaagatcgaatatacaacactgttcgaataataattaatAGTCACTACAAACCCTACAGCGCGCGCaatggatattatatttgggatggagttcccttggCATGAAGTTGtcgtatttatttatatttgggatggagttcccttaGAATGGAgttaccttatttatttatatttgggatggagttcccttgACATGGAGTTGCCGTATTtaattatatttgggatggagttctctAGGCacggagttgccttatttatttatatttggaatGGAGTTCCTTAGGCCGGATTGGCCTTGTACGGTACTGAGTGAATGAATGTCagttactttatatatatatttgtgataGATCTTCCCTAGGCTTATTGGCTATATACAGTACTGTGacattgagtactctaagagggtgagtacatgagttcatcattgtgctgcattgcattagacatgcatacttgatatataggcataaagaagtatttttcctcatgtcaTCTAATAATATGATTTCTTATATGTCGTTAAAGTTTTTGTGAAATATTACaggtttcagacttactcatattttcggcgACTTTCGGCAAAtgatttgagttttactattatattgaaaagaaaattattatttttccggaattttgtacgagctgagcattttattattgagttattacttgtgctgtttaaattgtattgttatgagatgttattagtTATTAGAATTGGACTCTGACCCgtgtcccaactcgtcactactttcaacctacagtTAGGTTTGtaatttattgagtacatggggtagattgtactcatactacatatTTGCACCTTccatgcagattttggatgttgatgctactgtacatggcgggagctgaatctgaagatgtacttgtgttccagtcatagctgcctcttgttcatggtagctttagaattttaatctgttcatgtatatttcaaacagatgacgtattttatttcacacctgctttgtaaattctaatcttagaagcgcatgaattgtactaccagttattggggagtgtattagattcagttaaatattaattgaatcggatattTATAAAttagcttacctaacgggttgagttaagtgacatcacggctagttgaatttggggtcgtgacacgttTATGTAgcaattgttacttgtcatttaatTACTCTTGTATTAAATTGTCTGTCCTTTCCATGACTTCATGCTTAGTTGCTACTTGCTTTACTTGCATACGTAAAttgtcacatgctttacttgccttattgttttgtaatatttgttgcattctaTAAATGTAAATTCCATTACATGAGTTGTATAGTTGATAGATACCGACGAATTGGTAAAGTTGAGACATCGATATGTTGAGATTCTTGATTTATTATATGGTTCCTTATTGTGTTATAAATTTACCCCcttgatgtagaaattcttgtaaatttagTAATTGAATTGTTTATGTTGATTGAAATGGTTTggggagcgggttacacgccgcaatggaaattgAAAGATAATGAATTAAAATGGTGGAATaaggacggattatgatattgacagatgaagatatggtgggatcgggttgcacgctacaacggaTTGTATATGTGGtacttgtttgtgattgttggACTTGCCTCGGTATTCTAACGAGGTTATGAGGCTTGTTATTCTAGGCTCTTTGGTAGTTATATTTCGATTTCGTTTTCATGAGTTAGCTGCTTTACTTCCATGTCCtattttcttgttattattgttgtgtaCAAGTTATTCTAAGTGGCTCGCCTTAGCCGTgccactacttcgtcaaggttaggctcggcacttgtAGAGTACATaggttcggttgtactcatactacactctccacttcttgtgcagataccggaatAGGTCCCAACAGCGCTGAGTGAGATTGGCCAGATTTTACTACTtgagaagacttgaggtatagctgcacaacgtccgcaactctgaagtctccttctatgttatcattgttgtTTATTTTGTTTTAGCGATCATTATTATTGCCACTAAAACTCATTTTTATTGCCGCTAAAAGCCTTTTTTGTTGTGGTAAAATTGCAAGGGGTGTTGAATAAAAAAGTGtggttctatttatttattttgttaaatGTGAAGTTCAGTTTACTTTATAAGAGTTGTGAACTCATTTTTATAATGTAAGAATCTATGGATAGAGCTAGAATTTGAAGCTTATAAGTTATTTTCTTATTGTAGTAAGACACatgacaaaaatatttttaatttgcgTTTTCCTCTTTTATTTGTTATAATATTCTAGATTTTTATTGATCCAAGAGTACACCAATTATCTAAGTATTAGAAATCGTAGAATCTTTTATTATaattcagaataaggtaataaaGATGGATCATAAATAAGATCACATGCACTTACAACAAGCTCACTCTTATCATAGAGAAAGAGTGATTTTATTAGAAAATCATAAAGACAAACACAACAAAGATGCAAAATAGAAAACATAAAGGCCACTGGGTAGAGATATATCCAATTAGTTTGGACGAATGTCGAAGCCCTTAACAATGATGCCAGATTTCCAAGTTTTGTCATTGATTTCCATCAACCTCATTTCGACTTCACCATCCTCTCCTAAGTTGTTGAAAAACTCACCAAGCTTGATTTCTAACCAGCCATCACTTCGGAGATGTGGGAACCGGCCAAGTTCTCCTGGTAATTCCTTTTTCTTCGAGATGAAAACAGTGGTACCCTCAATGCCAGCGCCCTCCGCCACTTCGTTCACAAATCTTAGCGATGCTGTGGCTCGTTCAAGTTCACGAGGGTTATCTGTTAACTTGAACACTAAATATACAGCATAACTAGTCTTTCGAATGAGATTTTTTGTCTCGATCTTTCCATAAATGTCAAGCCAAGCTACCCTACGAAGCTCCGCCACTTCAATACTGTAGTACAAAATGTTGAGATCGGATTAAAATATATTTCTCATTTTAATGAAATTTAGAGAGAGATAGTTATAGAGAGAGACAGACTTAGGATCAACAGTTTTCCATGTCCAGTACTGAGGATTGTCCACCCATGTAATTGAAAGGTCTCTTGCGGCTATCCACTGGCCTTGCTGATTAAATACAATATATTAACACTTGATCAGTTGTTACGTAAGAAAGAAAGAGTAAGAATATATCAACTAGAAGAATAACTTACCATCTTTCTTGTATTGCTATATATGATATGATGCTCGCtctttatatctttttagttGGCTCTACTCCCTTTTGCTTCGTCCTGATATTTATAGAGCATTTACTGGACTCCAAAATTTGTCACCATAGTACTATAGTAGGTGCGTTAACAAGAACAATTTTTTTACTTGAATGTTAAAAACGTGTCTATTGGCAAACCCTTTGTAATACGGCTCATTCTGCCATTGTTGAAACAGATAAGATTGCCTTTTTAGGACCATTTGGATATTCTTGAAAAGAGATGTCAAGTTGCACATATATTATTTAGTCACTATTGTATTTTTTGGGACAAAAGGGTAAATACAAAATAAACCAACTTAGTTGGCGCCCGTTTGACCCATCTTAAGACCCATATTACCAGACACAAAAGCTTAAAACGCATCGGCAAACTAGATCAAACAAAATGGGTATTGTTTAAAAGATTAACTACAAAACCATCTTTTTTTCAACGATCCCTAATCCCTCACATCCCAAAATATATAACAAGAAGTTAAACTTTGAGATATAATAGGTGTATATCTATAGGATGTTAGTAGCCCCGCTGTTGATTTGGTCCTTGATTCTTAGATGTGGTGATTTCGTATGTGTCTAGATGCCTTGGATAGTTCCAGCTAGTGTTTATGAATTTGTTGCTCGATTGAACGGgtcccgggtgagtttcggaccacccgaaGCATGTTTGAGGTGGCTGATATTAATGGTGCCcagtgtgcttcgcgatcgcggagcacactctgcgtttgcgaagaagggagTGTGGCCTGGaagtttggccttcgcgttcgcgaagggggaTCGGAGTTGCATTCACGGAAGGGGCTGGGtccttagccttcgcgttcgcggaggagcTGGGAGATTTCGCGATGAAGGCGAGGCAgaggccttcgcgatcgcgtgactcCTGCCGGGTTCGCGATAATGGATTACGGGCTATGTCAGTTTTATGTTTCGCGAATGTGAAGGTTGGGTCGCATTTGCAAATTGTCTCACTGGAAGGGTTATTTTAAGTtctatttcgggacttagctaaataaaattcaaaaatttgAGTTTACGAGAACGAGAGGAGAAATTTTTAAGATGGATTTTACTATAATTTTGGAGATAAGTAACTTTCACTTGGAGTTGATAAACTTTGAGTCCAAATGCTCAAACACTGCAAGTCTCCAACAACTTGGAAAATGCAAAAATACTAATGCAACCAAGAGATCTAAGATGTGAATTTCTTTGGTTAGTCATCCTTCATCGGACCGAAGCAAAGAGCAGTTTTAACAGAGTTGATTTCTCATAAGTTCACTGGGCTAATGGAAATTCGTTTAAAAAGTCACTTTGCTTTTTTTGTAATTGAATAATCCACTCAATATTTTGACACGACACATAAACATTCAATGACAAATCACATAAATTTATACAAATATCTGCGGCAGACAAAGTTTATAATAAACTAGGAGTTCATTTGAACccattaattttttaaattaaaataaatatttagga from Nicotiana tomentosiformis chromosome 11, ASM39032v3, whole genome shotgun sequence encodes:
- the LOC138900699 gene encoding F-box protein PP2-B11-like — encoded protein: MQGQWIAARDLSITWVDNPQYWTWKTVDPNIEVAELRRVAWLDIYGKIETKNLIRKTSYAVYLVFKLTDNPRELERATASLRFVNEVAEGAGIEGTTVFISKKKELPGELGRFPHLRSDGWLEIKLGEFFNNLGEDGEVEMRLMEINDKTWKSGIIVKGFDIRPN
- the LOC138900758 gene encoding F-box protein PP2-B11-like, which codes for MQGQWIAARDLSITWVDNPQYWTWKTVDPNIEVAELRRVAWLDIYGKIETKNLIRKTSYAVYLVFKLTDNPRELERATASLRFVNEVAEGAGIEGTTVFISKKKELPGELGRFPHLRSDGWLEIKLGEFFNNLGEDGEVEMRLMEINDKTWKSGIIVKGFDIRPN